One Grus americana isolate bGruAme1 unplaced genomic scaffold, bGruAme1.mat scaffold_507, whole genome shotgun sequence genomic window, GGTTTGGAGCAGCGACGatggacacacacaccccccgcacGGAGCGGTGACCCGAGCAGCGGCGGTGACCGAGGAGCCCAGCCAGCCCTTAAGGGGGGCGATTCCGTCGCTCCGCACAGCCGCATTTACCATATTTACGGCAAAAATGAGGGACTGAACCCCCTGGGTAACGCCGTGCTGAGCAGCCTGGGCTCCCGCCTCGGCCGGCAAAGGACCGAACTTGGCGCCGGGGAGACGGGGAACGAGACAGCTCGTCCGTCGGCCGGAGCGTCTCTTACCTGGAGCGGGCGGCATCGGGAGCCGAAATCAcacggggctggagctgcagctgcagccatgcGGGGCTGGAGCGTCCATCAGCCGGAGCTGGAACAAGCCGGAGCTTTCCTGAGCCAGAGAGGGCAGCAGCCCGGGTTCCCCTCAGCCGGAGCTGtcggaagcagcagcagcagcagcagcagcatctgttcCCCGCAGCGCCCAGCACCGGGAGCGCAGACGCCTCCGGGCCGGAGCCGGGGCCGAAGCGCCGAGCGCGGGGCTGGAGCCGAGCTGGTGCCGAGCCGGAGCGTCCCTGAGCGGAGCTGGGCCAGGCGGGAGCTGCAATGAAGCGCGTAGGAGCCTTGGGCTGCACGgccagccccggcgggcagagggccggggccgggcagggagaCAGGGCTCCCCCGGCGCcagaccgcccccccccagccccggaaCCCCCCGGCGTCCCTCACCtgggctcggtgctgccgctccCGGTCCCTCGGCGCGCttcgccgccccgccgggccccggctcCGTGCCCGGGAGGGAGACAAGGGCATGGCTGCCGGGACCCGGAGCCCAGCCTGTGCCCCGCGCAGCCGCGGGGGCCGCTGCCGGGAGACTCGAGGGGTCGCGGCCCCGCTGCAGTAGCCCCGGCAGCCGCTGTCGGTGTGCCGGGGAGAGCGGGCAGGGGCTCCGCAGCGAGGCCGCCCCCGGTTCCCGTTCAAGCCCCTAAAGCCGGGAAGGGCCTCAGCTGCCGCCGGGACTGCCCGGGCCGGGCGCCCTCCGGGAGCGGGGCTGAGAGGGAGAACGGGGCGGGACCCGGAAACCGCGACTCCTTGCGGGTCGGCTCTCCCGGAGCGGGTTCAGCGGGGCCGGAGTGAAAGGGCGGGCCGCGATTGGGCGGCGCGGAGATGGACGGGATGGGGCGTGGCCGGAGGGAAAGGGCGGGCCGCGATTGGGCGGAGCGGCGACGGGATGGGGCGTGGCCGGAGGGAAAGGGCGGGTCGCGATTGGGCGGCGCGGAGATGGGCGGGGCACGGGTGGGCTGG contains:
- the LOC129200800 gene encoding skin secretory protein xP2-like produces the protein MPRAAAGALPAPAGLEREPGAASLRSPCPLSPAHRQRLPGLLQRGRDPSSLPAAAPAAARGTGWAPGPGSHALVSLPGTEPGPGGAAKRAEGPGAAAPSPAPAWPSSAQGRSGSAPARLQPRARRFGPGSGPEASALPVLGAAGNRCCCCCCCCFRQLRLRGTRAAALSGSGKLRLVPAPADGRSSPAWLQLQLQPRVISAPDAARSSSSPTAPPSSAQWTLEPCVSSCCFQLQAPDARLVPLPLRGPQLGVRAAPHLWGLVTRS